In Populus trichocarpa isolate Nisqually-1 chromosome 12, P.trichocarpa_v4.1, whole genome shotgun sequence, a genomic segment contains:
- the LOC7483447 gene encoding protein NRT1/ PTR FAMILY 2.11: protein MEKRDERGSIGEENGKESVQNDLKETMGNSGEDETNSKPKVIYRGWKVMPFIIGNETFEKLGTIGTLSNLLIYLTTVFNMKSITAATIITVFNGTANLGTLIGAFLCDTYFGRYKTIGFATVASFLGLLAIQLTAAISKLHPPHCAKESITCIGPTGGQIAFLLAGFILMIIGAGGIRPCNLAFGADQFDPETESGKRGVNSFFNWYFFTFTFAQMISLTLIVYVQSNVSWPIGLGIPAILMLISCLVYYMGTKLYVKVKATGSPMTSVARVIVVAVKKRKLKPVDQPWLSLFNYIPPKSINSKLSYTDQFRFLDKAAIMTHQDQVNPDGSPANPWKLCSLQQVEEVKCLFRVIPVWTAAIIYYVAVVQQHTYVVFQAVQSNRRLGNSNFAIPAASYIVFLMLSMSIFIPIYDRILVPFLRRITGKEAGITILQRIGVGIFLTIVTMLVSGLVEEKRRTIALTKPTLGNAPRKGAISSMSALWLIPQLSLSGIAEAFGSIGQVEFYYKQFPENMRSIGGSLFYCGMAASSYFSSLLITVVHQTTNGAATGNWLSEDLNKGRLDYYYYMIAALGVLNMGYFLLCARWYKYKGGKDDALLELCGGEKTI from the exons ATGGAGAAGAGGGACGAGAGAGGGAGCATTGGGGAGGAGAATGGGAAAGAAAGCGTGCAGAATGACCTGAAAGAAACCATGGGAAACAGTGGAGAAGATGAGACAAATAGCAAGCCTAAGGTTATCTACAGAGGATGGAAGGTCATGCCCTTTATTATAG GGAACGAAACGTTCGAGAAGCTAGGAACCATTGGAACCTTGTCCAACCTCTTGATATATCTCACTACTGTCTTCAACATGAAGAGCATTACAGCTGCAACTATCATCACCGTCTTCAATGGTACTGCCAACTTGGGCACATTGATCGGAGCCTTTTTGTGCGACACCTACTTTGGTCGCTATAAGACGATAGGATTCGCTACCGTCGCCTCCTTTCTG GGATTGCTTGCTATACAACTAACAGCAGCAATCTCAAAACTGCATCCACCCCACTGTGCAAAGGAGAGCATCACATGCATAGGGCCAACAGGCGGTCAAATAGCATTTCTACTGGCAGGATTCATCCTGATGATAATAGGAGCTGGTGGTATCAGGCCATGCAATTTGGCATTTGGAGCAGACCAATTCGACCCTGAAACAGAATCTGGAAAGAGGGGTGTAAATAGTTTCTTCAATTGGTACTTCTTTACTTTCACCTTTGCCCAAATGATATCCTTAACGCTAATTGTCTACGTGCAATCCAATGTTAGCTGGCCTATAGGTTTAGGAATCCCAGCAATCCTGATGCTCATTTCTTGTCTAGTATACTACATGGGTACAAAATTGTACGTAAAAGTGAAAGCCACTGGCAGTCCGATGACCAGTGTAGCACGGGTTATAGTTGTTGCAGTCAAGAAAAGGAAGTTGAAGCCAGTGGACCAACCTTGGCTCTCCCTTTTCAACTATATTCCTCCCAAGTCCATCAATTCCAAGCTTTCTTACACGGATCAATTCAG ATTCCTCGACAAAGCAGCAATCATGACTCACCAAGATCAAGTAAACCCAGATGGATCGCCAGCTAATCCTTGGAAACTTTGTAGTTTGCAGCAAGTGGAAGAAGTGAAATGCTTGTTTAGGGTGATTCCTGTATGGACAGCTGCTATTATATACTATGTTGCTGTGGTTCAACAGCACACCTATGTAGTCTTCCAAGCTGTTCAGAGTAACAGACGCCTTGGAAACAGCAACTTTGCGATACCAGCTGCATCATATATTGTGTTCTTGATGCTAAGTATGAGCATCTTCATTCCTATCTATGACCGGATTCTTGTCCCTTTTCTGCGGAGAATTACAGGAAAAGAAGCTGGAATCACAATTCTTCAAAGAATTGGCGTTGGCATATTTCTCACAATTGTTACCATGTTAGTCTCTGGCTTAGTTGAAGAGAAGCGAAGGACTATAGCTCTTACCAAGCCAACTCTAGGAAACGCACCAAGAAAAGGTGCCATTTCATCAATGTCAGCTTTATGGTTAATCCCTCAGCTATCACTCTCAGGAATTGCAGAGGCATTTGGTTCCATTGGCCAGGTTGAATTCTACTACAAGCAGTTTCCTGAGAATATGAGAAGCATTGGAGGGTCTCTCTTTTATTGCGGCATGGCAGCTTCAAGTTATTTTAGTAGTTTACTGATAACAGTAGTTCACCAAACAACAAATGGTGCAGCAACTGGAAATTGGTTATCAGAAGATCTCAACAAGGGAAGACTGGATTACTACTACTACATGATTGCTGCTTTGGGGGTCCTAAACATGGGCTATTTTTTGCTGTGTGCCAGGTGGTACAAGTACAAAGGGGGCAAGGATGATGCACTGCTTGAACTCTGTGGGggagaaaaaacaatatga